The genome window CTGGAGCATAGATACTCGTGAATCGAATTCGGCATGTTCCTTGTCGATCTTATTGATTACAAAACAGCGCGGTTTTTCATATTTGTCAGCGTACCTGGCCGCCATCTCCGTGCCGATTTCAATTCCGCCGAGTGCGTCTACGACTATGCAGGCGATATCGGCAACCGCCAGTCCGCCCACAACTTCGCCGATAAAGTCGGCGTAGCCCGGCATGTCGATGACATTGAACTTGGTGTTCTTATACTCGAAATTGAGCATGGAAGCTGAAATAGAGATTTTTCGGTTGATCTCCTGCTCTGTGTAATCAGAAAGAGTATTACCGTCGTCGACGCTACCCAGGCGGCTGGTCACGCCGGCCGCGAAAGCCATTGCCTCAGCCAGAGCAGTCTTACCGCAGGTGCCGTGCCCGACCAAACCGAGATTGCGTATCTGTTCAATTTTGTATTCTTTCACAACCTTAACTCCTGCTTATTATTCCATGCAAAATTAAACCACTGATTATATAACATGGTCATACCCTTGTCAACGGGATTTTGAGATTATTTTCAGGAGATTCAGGGTAAGATATTAAAACTGATCAGAGCGTAGCGGCCCATTTGAGCGAGGAGCTCATGACTGCGGCCGGTTCGAAGAAATCGGAGGCTTCTTTGACAGATTCGATATATCCGCTAAGACATCCGCTGTCATAGACATACCGGCGACCATCGAGGTCCCATTTGGCCAGGCTGATCTGGTCGTCGGCGATTTCCAGCGAAGTCAGGCCGTCGGTATAAAGTCCGCACCCGGTGTTGAAATAGCAGGGCAGAGGTTTACGGCTGGGATCCAGCGGGTCGGGTAGAGGGCGTTTCTGGCTCTCATTGAGCCATTCGCGGAAGATCTTCTCCAGCCGGCCCAGAAGCTCGCCGACCACCTGCAGGTTGGCCCGGTTGGCCAGGATATCCTCCTGGAAGCGATGAATCTCTTCCTCGAGCAGATCTTTCATCCGCTCGCCATAAGAGTGGCTGGCGAAGATGGCGTTATGGGAGTGACCGCAGGTGACGATAACTCCATGCTCGCGGGCCCAGGTGTAATAGACGTGCTCATAGTTTCCGGCGATCTGTGAAAGTGTGGCCGAAGGGTGGCCATAGAATTTAAACAATCTTGCCAGCGGTTCGACTTTCTTGAACAGGTTTTTGACCAGCCAGCGCGAGATCGGAATCCGGCGGTCGGATTCAAGCGATCCCTGGTGACCGTGCAGAAGCAACATACGGGTTTCGCCGTGTTCATCGATCAACCGCACCGCCTCTGACATAGTTCCGGCCCGGGTGGGATCATCACGGGTCGACATACGGTAGCTGGCCCAGTCTGTGTCATGGTTGCCGATTACACGATAGACATTGTCCTCGCCATATTCGCGGATTACATTATACAGGGATTTGTCGTAACGCTTGACAATCTGGCTCAGGCGGAATTTCCAGAGCTCCTCGATATCGCCCAGAAGCATCAGCTTGTAACCGTTTTCGAGATAATGGACCAGTGCCGACTGCAGTGATTTGAGATTGTCGCGGAAATTGTCCCAGTAACTGCCGTTACCCAGATGCAAATCGGAGATCATCACAAACCTGTTGCCGCCGATTTCGACCTTAGGAACCAGGCTGTCCTGCATAATTTTATGCAACCTGAGATATGTGTCCTGTTTATTATGTGCCACAACCCTCTCCGTAAAACGTGAAGCGCCTTAGAAGCTTCGCTTCTGTATATACACAGTTTTATTATACTGCGTTTGACCCGTTCTGTTCCGTTGTCGGCTCGGACTGCTATAACTTTTAACAGCCGTCGTTGTCATTCCGGGGATCATATAAGTTATTGTTTAATAGTTAACAAGCATAAAAGCGATCTTCATGAATTTCTAACGCCTGCCAAATATTCCTTATAAATCCTTAACATAATACACTTTAGGTACACCATCCGGCATCCTCACAAAGGCGGGGACAGCGTGTGTCGATTAAGCGATGGTATAATCGCTCTTGAATTCCTTGTTTAATCGCCGATATAAAAATACACACCATTTCTTTTTTCGGAGGTACATATTATGTTAAAAAGATTTGTAATTTTCGTCTTTCTGACGGCATTTATAGTAATCGGATGTTCATCCTTCAGCATTCATACCGATTATGACCAGAGCGCGGATTTTTCGGGTTACGATACTTTTGGATGGGTAAAACATAAAAACGTGAGAATGGATCGCAAGGGCCTGATGAATGCCAAAATTCGTTCCGCTGTCAAGGCTGAGCTGGAATCGAAAGGGATGAGGTTCGTCGAACGTGCCCCCGATTTGCTGGTTAATTATCATTTTGGTGTACGCGATAAAATCGATGTCGATGTTTACGGTTACGGCTACCGGCCGGGATGGAAACGGCGTGTTGTGCGTCATTACAAAGAAGGCACGCTGGTTCTGGATATAGTCGATTTCAGCAAAAAACATCTGATCTGGCGTGGTTCGGCATCCGGAATAGTCGGGCCACCGGCGGACGCGCAGGCTAAAATGGCAGAAGCTGTGGCCGGTATCTTAAAAGAGTATCCACCCTCGCAATAGTAATAAAAGAGTGATCCTCGCACGCTCAAGCCTCGCCTCCGGCGTGGCTTTTTTTTATGGATCGGGTCGGGTATAAAACTGTTGCCGGCCGGTTTTAACATTTATATTATTTCAGGGAAAGTTTCAATCATGGAGGTATTATCATGAAATTCTCTCTACTCGCGATACTGTCCGTTCTGATAGTCATAGCTGTTGCCTGTCAGTCCCCCCAGACCAACGATGCCAACGCGCAGAAGTCTGAAGAGCCGGCGACCGACGGCGTATTCATCCATATCACCAAAGGCCCCGATCATCCGCATCAGGTCCTGATGGCGCTCCAGATGGCGGTCATGATGGCTGAGACCCAGGATGTGCTGGTTTACCTGGATATCGAGGCCGTGCATGTCGTCCTGAAGGATTCTGAGGATTTGGCATACAGTCATTTTCCAACCTCGCACACTCAGATCAATAAACTGGTCGAGATGGGTGTGCCGGTCATGGCCTGTCCGGGTTGCCTGAAAGCGGCCGAGAAGACCGCCGGGGATCTGATGGAGGGAGTTCAGGTTGCTGATAAGGAAACGTTCTTCAATTTTACCAAAGGCCGGATACTTACTCTGGATTA of Candidatus Zixiibacteriota bacterium contains these proteins:
- a CDS encoding DUF4136 domain-containing protein; amino-acid sequence: MLKRFVIFVFLTAFIVIGCSSFSIHTDYDQSADFSGYDTFGWVKHKNVRMDRKGLMNAKIRSAVKAELESKGMRFVERAPDLLVNYHFGVRDKIDVDVYGYGYRPGWKRRVVRHYKEGTLVLDIVDFSKKHLIWRGSASGIVGPPADAQAKMAEAVAGILKEYPPSQ
- a CDS encoding peroxiredoxin, whose translation is MKFSLLAILSVLIVIAVACQSPQTNDANAQKSEEPATDGVFIHITKGPDHPHQVLMALQMAVMMAETQDVLVYLDIEAVHVVLKDSEDLAYSHFPTSHTQINKLVEMGVPVMACPGCLKAAEKTAGDLMEGVQVADKETFFNFTKGRILTLDY